Part of the Solwaraspora sp. WMMA2065 genome is shown below.
CGTCGGCCGCCGTCAGCAGCACCTGTCCTGCCGGGTCCGGACCCTGATCGACCCGGGTGCCGGCCGGGGCGGCCTGGCGGTGCGGATGGACGAGAACCACCACTACGCGGTCGAGGCCGGCGGCGGCGGGGTGCACGTCGCGGCCCGGATCGGCCCGCTGCGGCCGGTGCTGGACGCCCGACCGGTGCCGCCCGGGCCGGTGGTGCTGCGGGTCGACGCCGTCCCGTCGCCGACCTGGCATCCTCGGCAGGGGCCGGACGTGCTGCGGCTCGGCCTCGAAACCGCCGACGGTGAGTTCACCGTCCTGGCCGAGCTCGACGGCCGTTACCTGTCGACCGAGGTCGCCGGAGGCTTCACCGGCCGGGTGATCGGCATGTACGCCGCCACCGGCACGGTCCGCTTCGACTGGTTCGACTACCTCCCGGACCACGGCTGCCAGGTGTGACGGCTACCGCCATCGTCGCTGGTCACAGCCGGGGTGGCAGGTGTGACCGGCGTCCTTGGTGCCGATGATCACCGGTGGTTAGCGTGACCGGATGGTCTCACCCGGCACGGCCCGCGCCGACAGCCCGGCCGGTGTCCCACGGCCGCAGATCCCGCTGCTGCTCGGCGCGGTCTTCCTGGTCTTCCTCGGTCAGATGTCGATGAACCCGATCATCGCTCCGCTGGCCCGGGAGATCGGCCTCGCCGAGTGGCAGGTCGGGGTGACGATCAGCATCTCCGCGTTGACGGTCGTGGCCACCAGCCAACTGTGGGGGCGCCGGTCCCAGTCATGGGGCCGCAAGCCGGTGCTGGTCGCGGCGTTCACCCTGGCCACCCTGACGATGGCGTTGTTCGCGCTGCTCGCCGACCTCGGCATGCGGGGCGTCGTGACCGGCAGCACGTTGTTCCTGCTCTTCGTGGCGTTCCGGGGCGTCGGGTTCGGAGCCGCGCTCGCCGCCGTGCCGCCGACCGCGCAGGCGTACATCGCCGACGTCACCGACGACCAGTCCGCCCGGGTCAGGGGGATGGCCGGGATCGGGGCGGTGCAGGGCGTGGCGATGGTCGTCGGCGCGCTGGTGGGTGGGCTGCTCGCCGGGTTCGGGCTGATGGCTCCGCTGGTGGTGGTGCCGGTGCTGCTGGCCGCCGGGCTGGTCGTCGTCGCGGTGCGGCTACGCCGGGAGCACCGTACCGAGCTGATCGAGGAGCCGGTACGGGTCAGCGCGTGGGACGCCCGGGTGTGGCCGTACCTGCTCGCCGGGTTCGGCATGTTCACCGCGCTCGGCTTCATCCAGGTGGTCAGCGGATTCCTCGTCCAGGACCGGTTCGGACTGGATGCGGAGGCGACCGGGTTGATCGCCGGTACGGCGCTGCTCGCCGCCGGTGTCGGGATGGCGTTCGCGCAGACCGTCGTGGTGCCGCGTAGCGGCTGGCGGCCGGCGAGGCTGCTGCGGGTCGGCGGTGCTGTCGGGCTGGTCGGGTTCGCTCTGCTGGTGCCCGACACGCACATCGCGTTCCTGGTGGTCGCGATGGCCATGATCGGACTGGGTCTCGGTATCGCGATGCCCGGCTACGTCGCCGGTCCGACGCTGGCGGTTCGCCGCGAGGAACAGGGCGGGCTGGCCGGCCTGATCGGTGCCACCAATGGGCTCACCTTCGTGCTCGCACCGACCGCCAGTACGGCGTTGTACGCGGTCTGGGCGCCGCTGCCGGTACTGATCGGTGCTGTCGTGATGGCATGCATCACGGCCTTCGTCCTGATCCATCCCGCGTTCCGCTGACGCGTCGCGGGCCTCGATGATGCCCAAGGGATCAGCGCGGTCATCGTTGCGCGGCCCTATCCCCGGCGTCGACGAGCAGGGTCCCCCAGGTCGACCCGGCCGGGCAGCAGACTCCCGGTTGTTGACGTGATGACATCTATCAATATGATGTGTGGAAAGCGCTTTCACGCACCTCACCGCAGGCCACCGAGGTTTAGGAGGTGACTCGGCCGACCGGCCGGCACCGGCTGGTCGGCGGATGCCAACTGCTGTCTCATCGTCGAACCTCACCCACCAGTGGTCCCGGTCGTCAGTGGGCGTGCTGCCCGCCGGTAACCGCTGGATCGACCATCAGGAGAATCCATGACTCGACACCTCCGACGGCCGGCGTGGCCGGTGGCGGCCGTGGCCACCGTGGCTCTCACCGCGGGGATGACCGCGGTGACCACCCTGTCGGCCAGCGCCGCCAGCGGCTGCCAGGTCACGTACACCGTCGCCGCGCAATGGCCGGGTGGCTTCGGTGCCAACCTCGCCGTGACCAACCACGGTGCGCCGATCAACGGCTGGACGCTGAGTTGGACTTTCGCTGCCGGCCAGGCAATCACCCAGTCCTGGGGATTCACTGCCGACCCGGCCAGTGGCACCGTCGTCCTGCGAAATGTCAGCTACAACGCGTCGATCCCTACCGGCGGCACTGTGACCGGGGGATTCAACGGCACCTGGAACAACTCGTCGAACCCAGTGCCGACGACCTTCACT
Proteins encoded:
- a CDS encoding MFS transporter, with the translated sequence MVSPGTARADSPAGVPRPQIPLLLGAVFLVFLGQMSMNPIIAPLAREIGLAEWQVGVTISISALTVVATSQLWGRRSQSWGRKPVLVAAFTLATLTMALFALLADLGMRGVVTGSTLFLLFVAFRGVGFGAALAAVPPTAQAYIADVTDDQSARVRGMAGIGAVQGVAMVVGALVGGLLAGFGLMAPLVVVPVLLAAGLVVVAVRLRREHRTELIEEPVRVSAWDARVWPYLLAGFGMFTALGFIQVVSGFLVQDRFGLDAEATGLIAGTALLAAGVGMAFAQTVVVPRSGWRPARLLRVGGAVGLVGFALLVPDTHIAFLVVAMAMIGLGLGIAMPGYVAGPTLAVRREEQGGLAGLIGATNGLTFVLAPTASTALYAVWAPLPVLIGAVVMACITAFVLIHPAFR